A segment of the Cellvibrio sp. KY-YJ-3 genome:
CCAAAACCAGCGGTGTTGAACTAATTCATCACGGTGAGCGCACCGTTACTAACGGTGATGTGCGCTTGAATGCGACGCCGGAGCAGTGGGATATGACGCCCATGTTCAAAGAGCGAAAAGTGAATCATGCCGATCAATCCATTGAAGCGTTTCTGCATTATCCCGATCAACAGTTTGATTTTTCTATCAAAGTTACTAAAAACGCTGAAGGTGTGCGCTTAACTGTTAACTTGCCAAAACCGCTACCAAAATCCCTTGAAGGTAAAGCCGGGTTTAATCTGGAGTTTTTGCCAGCGGCTTATTTCCATAAGTCATTTTTGATGGATGACACTGCCGGTGGTTTTCCTGTTTATCCCACAGGTTTAAAAGAAATTAATGGTAAAGCTGACCCCATTGCGCTAGCGCAAGGGCAGCATTTGGTATTTGCTCCGGAAGATAATGAACGCCGTGTAAGTATTCGTTCTGCCAGCGCACCGCTCGAACTTTATGATGGTCGTGGCAAAGCGCAAAACGGTTGGTTTGTGGTGCGGAGTAAAATTCCGGCGAATAAAACCGGTGCGGTAATCGAATGGCAAATTGATGCGGCGACTGTGAAAAATTGGATTCGCAAACCTATGATTGCTCATTCGCAAGTGGGTTACCATCCCGCACAGAAAAAAGTCGCGGTGATTGAATTAGATGCGCGCGATAAAAAAGTTCACAAAGCGAGTTTGGTAAAAATTAATGCCGATGGCACGCGCAAAACAGTGCTAACTGAAAAACCCAAAAGCTGGGGCAAATATTTGCGTTACGAATATCGCCAATTTGATTTCAGCAAAATTCAAACGCCGGGTTTATATGCCATCACTTATGGCAAGCAGGAAACTCATAGCTTCCGCATTGATAAAGCGGTTTATCAAGCCGCATGGCACCCCACATTGGACATGTATTTGCCGGTGCAAATGGATCACGTAACGGTTAATGAATCCTACCGTATATGGCATGGTGCATCGCATTTGGACGATGCCTTGCAGGCGCCAGTTAACATTGAGCATTTTGATTTGTATGCGCAGGGGCCAACAACCGACACAAAATACAAACCCGGTGAACATATTCCTGGTTTAAATATCGGTGGTTGGTATGACGCGGGCGATTACGATATTCGCACTCAGACGCAATACGACGTGGTGAATACGCTCGTCACTGCGTGGGAAACCTTCAACCTGAAACGTGACACCACCAGTGTGGACTACGCCAGAAAATTTGTTGATCTTCATACAGCGGATGGCAAGCCCGATGTATTGCAACAAATCGAACACGGAACACTGGCGTTGATTGCGCAACACCGTGCAATCGGCCACGCAATTCCCGGTATTGTAGAAGCGCATATTGACCAGTATCACCACTTGGGCGATGGCATCACCAAAACAGATAATTTAATTTACGATCCCAAAATGGGTGAGCTTGAAACTGACGGCTTTAAAAGCGGTAAATTTGATGACCGCTGGGCATTCACCAGTAAATCCTCTTCGTTAAATTATGGTTCTGCTGCTGCGCTTGCAGCTGCGAGCCGTGCGTTAACAGGGTTCAATGATGAGCTTGCCAAAGAATCTTTGGCAACGGCAAAAAAGGTCTGGGCAGATGAGGCCGCCAAAGTGCAGCCGGACTTGTTTAAACACGGTAATACTACCGGTGGCAAACTTGAGCATGAAAAACTTAAAGCAGCAACGGAATTATTAATCACCACTGGCGAAGCTAAATACGTTCAAGCAATTGAGAATCTTTTGGGTGAAGTTGAGTTTGCGTTTAATGCCTCCTGGTTTATTCGTGCTATTCCCCATATGAATGCCAATTTTAAATTGGTTTTGAACAACAAAGCATTGGCTTACCGTGAACAGCTGAAGGAAATAGAATCAAAAAATCCTTTCGCCGTACCTATTACTGAAGGTGGTTGGGCTGGCAGTGGTGCAGTGATTCGTCATGCGTTGAATAATTATTATATTCACAAGGCATTCCCGGATGTGGTTAGTCGTGAGTCGGTATTGCAGGGATTAAACTTCCTGTATGGCACGCATCCTGCGCATAACCTATCGCTTGTATCTAATGTGGGTACTCGCAGTAAGGAAGTAGCTTACGGCATGAATCGCGCTGACTTCTCATTTATTTCGGGTGGGATAGTGCCGGGTATTCTTGTGCTCAAGCCTGATTACCCTGAGAATCATGAGGATTGGCCTTTCTTTTGGGGGCAAAACGAGTATGTCGTTAATCTGGCTGCTAGTTATATCTTCCTTGTTAATGCTGCCGAAGAATTATTAAAGGAATAGTAAATAACCTATGACCCAATAAAAAAGCCGCAATTTCAAATTGCGGCTTTTTTATTGGGTGTTGATTTGGTTTTTACAATTAATTTTTGGCAGATAAGAAAATAGTTAATTCTTGACCAGGGTGAATATAGCTTTCATTTTTCACTTTGTTCCAGCTCAGAATATCTTGTTTAGATACAGAGAATTTGTTGGCGATCTTATTCAGTGTGTCACCACTTTTTATTTGGTAAGTGATTTTATTGCCATCTTTCTGTGCTATCGCCTTGTCGGCAATCAGTAACTTTTGGCCTGGCTTGAGTTTGGCGTTTGCACTCAAATCATTCCATTGCAGCAGGTTTTTAACACTGGTGTTGTGGCTTTTTGCAATAGTCCAAAAACTGTCACCAGACTTAACGGTGTAATGAATGCCGGTGTTTTTTTGATTGCGCTGGGCAATCTCCTGCTCGGCTTGAATCGCATAAGGAGAATTAACCGGTGTTTGGCCGGGAATGCTCAGGCTTTGACCGACTCTTAAATTCGTAGACTTGAGATTGTTGGCCGCTTGGATGGCAGCAACGCTGGTGCCGTAGCGTTTGGCCAGTGCGCCCAAGGTATCGCCGGATTTCACTTTGTAATCACCAGCAATTTGCATGGGCTTAATTTGGGGGAGCTTGTCGAGTGTTAGGGTGAACTGCGCAGCATCTGCCACGGGTACCAAAAGCTGATGTGGACCCGATGGGTTGGTAATCCAACGGTTATAGCCTGCATTGAGGTTGCGCAATTCTTTTGGATCTATCTCTGCCATGCGTGCTGCCTGTGCCAAATCTACAGGAGTGCTTACATTGACAGTGGTGAAATAGGGGTTGTTTGGTATGGCTGCTAATTCAAGATCGTATTTAGCCGGGTTGGCGACAACTTTGGAGAGTGCAATCAACTGCGGCACATAGGACTGTGTTTGCTGTGATAGGGGTAATGACCAGAAGTCAGTGCCTTTTCCTTGCTTGCGATTTCGTTCAATGGCTCTGCGTACAGTGCCTTCACCTGCGTTATAAGCGGCGACAGCTAAAAACCAATCGCCATTAAACATAGTGTTCAAGCGCTTGAGGTAGCGGACGGCTGCATCTGTTGAGGCAACTATGTCTCTTCTGCCGTCATACCAGTGGTTTTGAGTAAGGCCAAAATTGCGGCCAGTTTGAGGCATGAATTGCCATATTCCCAAGGCGCGACTGGGGGAGGATGCAAAAGGGTCGTAAGCGCTTTCTACGATGGGAAGGAGTGCAAGCTCCAAGGGTAAATCGTTGGCTTTTAATTGGCTGGCTACATAGTGCAGGTAGGGGCGGCTCTGTTGGGTTACCCGATCCAGATAACGCTGATTGTTTGCGAGCCAGCGCAAATTTTTGTTAACTTTTTCATCGCTAACGGTTGGCAGTCCATAACCTTTAATAATGTCATCCCACAGATTTGTGGCTTCTATTGTTTCGGTCGGTTTTTTTACGGCATGCTTTTCGGTCGATTTTTTTACCGTTTTGGTTTTAGCTTCTGCAGTTTCCTGATTTTTATCGGGAAGGCTGCTACAGCCAGTTACCAGTAGGGTGGCGGTGAGCAATAAACTGGTGGACAATCGAATAAGAGGGCGCGGTTTACTCATAGGGTCACTTTTTGCTAGGTGCTTTTGTGGTGTTTAGTTTTCTATACGCTTGTTGGTATAGGGTTTTCACACGTGTTAAAGCCTGTTTATTAAAGCAGCAATTGACAAATCTTTAGGTTATTCATCCTATAAATTGGTTGAATTGCTGCTATTTAGTGATTGCCTTTGCCCTCCTTGGGGCTGCGGATTTCGGATTCTAGGGGCTCAATACTTACCGGTCAATGTCTAATCTGGAATAACAGGGGTACGTCACAGCTGTATTGAGAGCTGGTTTTGATGCCAGATTCGAGAGTAATTACCTTTGCGGCCAGTTATCTTTTGCTTTACGAAGTAAGGCAAATATCTCGACTTCATCCTTCACAACCCGGTTTTCTCGGTTACAAATGAAGTTTTTAATGCCAGATTCTTGACAGCGTAAAAACGGATTCGTTCGTTTTTCAAGCAAAATATTGGTTGGTAAGCTAATGCCATTGTTGCTGCGTAAGATCTTAATTGCTTCATAACGCTCGGCAATTTCCGGGTTGTCGGGTTCTACTGCCTTGGCAAAGGCCAGGTTTGCTAGCGTATATTCGTGTGCACAGTAGACTTGGGTGTTATCAGGTAGCGCAGCCAGCCGACAAAGTGATGCCCACATAACATCGGCCGGGCCATCGAACATTCGGCCGCAACCTGCCGCAAATAGTGCATCGCCGCAAAAAATGGCCGGAAGTTTGGGGGCGGTATTACCACTTTGGTTAGTGACTGGGAGGTAATAGGCGATATGTTCAACCGTGTGCCCAGGTACACCTATTACGTGAAACTCCAATGGCGGCAGCTTAAGTCGATCTCCATCTTTCAGTTTGTGGGTGACTTGAGAGATTGCCGGCGAGTCGGGGCCGAATACCGGTACTGGCCAATGTTGGAGTAGTTCATTAATCCCGTCGATGTGATCATGGTGACGGTGGGTTACCAATATGGCCTTTGGCTGCAATTCGTGCTTTTGTAAATAACCGATTACCGGCGCCGCATCCCCCGGATCGACCAGATAAACAAAAGGTTGATGAATATCAGGTCTTATTACCCAGAAATAATTATTTTCTAGCGCTGCAATGGGTGTGATTGTTATCACTTGGTAGGTCTCCGCTTCACTGTGGGTAAATTCTACGCCCATCAAACCATCAGGGCTAATCGGCCAATTGCTCTGCCGTGCGTGCGCTTGTGGTAAATTGATTCAATCTGTTTGGCGCGGCGTTTTTTACAGGAGTAACTAATGCCTGCAAGTGAGGTTAGTGAATGGACAATAAGATCAAAAAAGTACCGCACCGATTCATGATGCGCTTATCGGTGATGTGGAAAAAACGCTTTGGTGTATTGCCGATGCGTGAATCTATTGTCGATTTGTCGGACTGGTTTGAGTCACCACTAGGGCGCTCCTTGCTCCAGCAGGAGCGGCTGGTTATTGATGATGCATTGCAGTGCGTATTTGGTTACCACTTGCTACAACTGGGTGTGAGTGGTCGCGTTGAGCTATCGGGTGAAAGTCGCATTTCACACCGTTTTTTATTGCATCCTAAAAGCGAATCCACCACACCCACCATCGGCGCGCTGGTGGATTTCAATCACTTGCCACTGGCGGCCGAATCAATTGATGCGGTAATTTTGCATCACGCGCTGGATTACAGCCAAAGCCCTCACCATTTATTGCGTGAGGCCGCACGTGTGGTAATCCCGCGCGGACATTTGCTGGTGGTGGGGTTTAACCCTTGGAGCTTGTGGGGATGTTGCGCCAGCCTGTTGCGTTTTTTTACCGCCAAGCCTCGCTGGCGTTTCCAGTATTTGCGCAAGGGGCGCTTGCTCGACTGGCTTGCACTGGTGGATATGGAAGCCGTTGCGGTCTATCAGGGCTTTTATCGCCCGCCAGTACCCAATGAGGGTGCGATGAAATATTTGCAATGGCTGGATCGCTGGGGTAAAAGACTGCGCTTGCCTTGGGGTGGCTTTTATTTGGTGGTTGCACGCAAGGATCACATTCCATTAACGCCCATCAAACCAGCGTGGCAACAATATCGCCCACTGCGTGGTTTGGCAGTTACGCGTATTCTCGGCCCTGCAGTACATAATCGTTTGCGCACCGGTTTCGCGGTGAAAAATGCTACTCCCCGATAACAGCTCCAGTGAACTCAGAAAAACAGGTTAAAGCTAAATGCGTCAAATTGTATTGGATACCGAAACTACCGGCCTGGAAACATCCCAGGGGCACAGGATTATCGAAATAGGCTGCGTTGAACTATTCAACCGCCGGTTGACTGGTCGTCACTACCATCAGTATATAAATCCCGAGCGGGAAATTGATGCGGGCGCGCAAGCGGTGCACGGTATTAGTAATGCGATGCTGGCAGATAAGCCTGTGTTTGCGCGTATTGCTGACGATTTTTTGAACTTTGTCGGCGATGCCGAGTTGGTGATACACAATGCCGCGTTTGATATCGGCTTTATCAACTACGAATTAAATATGTTGCGCCCAGGGTTTGGCTCAATTGCTGAGCGCTGCCATGTGGTTGATACCTTATTAATGGCGCGCGCCAAACATCCAGGCCAAAAGAACAATTTGGATGCGCTTTGTAAGCGTTACGGCGTAGACAACTCGCAGCGTGAATTACACGGCGCTTTGCTTGACGCCGAGATTTTGGCTGATGTCTATTTATTGATGACGGGCGGCCAGACGGCGTTATCTCTCGGCGGCAACCAATCAAAAGAAGATGGTGGTGATGATCAAAATCAATTGCGCCGGCTTTCTGCGCAACGGAAAAGTCTGCCTGTAATAATGGCGAGCGTTGATGAGTTGGAGTTGCATCAACAGAAACTGGCAGCTATTGCCAAGGCCAGTGGCGATAACTGTGTGTGGTTGCGGGAATAACGCTTCAGCATTCCCCGTTGTCCAGATAATAAGCAACACCGGATATGCAAATGAGAAATATTCGGCAGTCTCAGGTTTGGCTAGTGCTTATTTAGACCGCCACGGTGAAATAGCGCCAAACATGGTATAGAGTCAATCTACCCGGATACGAGTAGATAGCGGCGAGCAGCCTGCGTTGCTCGGCCCCACTAAAATAGATCAATGCCAGGAAGTTATCGTGAGCACAACAGAAACCTTAAATCTTGCTTCACTAAAAATGGTTCAGGACGAGTTGGTTGCAACTATTGAGCAATCCGCTGTTCGTTTGGAGCAATTTGCACAGGACCGGAACAACGGTGAATTGCTGCAAAACTGCATTGAGGGTATCAAGCAAATTCGCGGTATCCTGAGTTTGATTCAGTTGCGTGGCTTGGATTTACTGGCTGATGAACTGGTTACCCATATCACCGATATCACCTTGGGTGATGACCCTAAAACTGATGCCAAGCTAGAGCTGTTGACCTCCAGCTTTTTTATTCTGCCGCGCTACCTTGAGTATTGCTCGCAGACAGCACGCAGCATGGCGATGCTACTTATCCCACATATCAATGAGCTGCGTGTTGCGCGCAAAGCAACACCACTACCAGAAAGCTACTTTTTCCCCTTGGCTAGTGTTAAATGCCATCGCCACCTCACAGTTACAGCACAACAGCTACCAGAAGATTTGAGCGTGTTGGTGCGTCGTTTGCGTCACATGTACCAAACGGCTTTGTTAAATGTACTCAAGTCAGTTCAAGTAAACCCATCATTGGCAATGATGACTCGCGCACTGCAGCGGCTTGAGGCTGCAGCGGCAGGTAGTGCGCTGAGCAATTTTTGGTGGCTGTGTGGTGCAACACTCGCGGCAATCGGCGAAAAAAATATGCGCCTTACTAAAAGTCGCAAAATGGTTTTCAGTGCAATTGAGCGCGAAATAAAACGTTTTCAGTTTGAAGGTAAAGCGGTACTTGAACGCGAAGTCGATCAGTCGCTGCAAAAAGAATTGTTGTACCTCTTGGCGCTTGCTCATTCAGAGCAACCTCACACAATTGCCGTTTTGGCGGCTTATGGTGTTGGGCCTATCGGTTATACCGAGTCTGAATTGGCGCGCGAGATGGAATTCCTAAATGGCCCGAGCGCCAACACCATCAGCTCCATGGTCACTGTATTGACTGATGAGTTACATAGCACCAAAAATATTTTGGAGCGCGCGGCTCAAGGCGGGGCAGAGCTACTGAATGACTCTCCAGAGCTGTTGGAAACCCTGAAAAAAATCGCTGATATTTTATCAATAGTTGGCTTGGTTTCACCCAGCAATAGCCTTAAGCAAGAAATTGAAAAAATCGCCCAATGGCAGGCGAGCCGTAGTGCAGTGACTGCAGATCAATTGCTGCAGGTGGCGGACACCATGTTGTATGTCGAAAGCACAATCGCTGGTTTGCATAACGCCAATTTGTCCGATGATAAATTAGCGCAAATTAATGCCTTATCGCGCGATGCGGCCATGACTAACAATCAAATCGCGGAAGCTGAAAAAATTGTTATCGATGAAGCTGAAGTTGGGTTGGCGACGGTAAAACGCGCGCTGAGTGCATTTGCGGAGTCCAATTACGATAAGGGGCATATTCGCAATATTCCCGGCATTTTGGATTCGGTGCGCGGTGGTATGTTCGTGTTGGGTTTGTCGCGTGCCGCGAAAGTGTTGGCCGGTTGCATGCGTTTTGTGGAGGATGATTTATTGGCCGCGGAGCAGCAGCCTGCTGTACAGCATTTGCTTGAAACCTTTGCCGATGCGGTTATCAGCCTTGAGTATTATCTGGATGCGCTCAAGTTGAATAAAAATGCAGATACAGCGGTACTGCAAATTGCTGAGGAAAGTTTGCAGGCCCTTGGGTACAACATCTAATTATGTCCATTGAGTTTGATCTCACATCATTTGAATTTCATGCCAACCACATAGCGCCGGCTGCAACTCGCAACCGGCGTTTTATTCTTGTAGCCACTTCGAGCAATCTGCGTTGTGATTTATTGTTGTGTTGCGCGGGCAAATTAGTATTAGCTGATGCAAAGACCGCTGCGCTACCCGAGCTTTCCATTCTCAGTGAACACTATTTAGGTTTGCTTGCCGGTGAGGATCTGTGGGTCAGGGTTGTTGACGGTGGCCATTTGCCGAAAGGTTATGAATGGCTGGGGTTGCGCTCACAGTTGGAAATCTTATCGCCCGCCTATTTTCAGTTGGCTGGTCGCGGACTGCAAATTGCGCAGTGGTTTTATGATCATCAATACTGTGGCCGCTGCGGCCGTCCAACACAGCAAGATGAAGCTGACAGGGCCACCTGTTGCGGGAACTGCGGCTTACGGTTTTATCCGCGAATCTCACCTTGCATGATTGTGCTGGTAACTCGCGGCGACGAAATTTTGCTCGCACATCATCAGCGTGCGTCACGGGTTGTTTACAGTACCCTGGCAGGTTTTGTTGAGGCGGGCGAAAGTGTGGAAGACTGTGTGCGCCGTGAAGTCATGGAGGAGGTGGGTATCACCGTTGGGGAGCTTCATTACTTTCACAGCCAACCCTGGCCATTCCCTGCACAATTGATGTTGGGCTTCTTCGCCGCCTATGAATCCGGGGACATAAACGTTGACCCCAAAGAAATTATAGATGCCAAATGGTTCCGTTATGATGAGTTGCCGACTGTCCCGGCAGAGGCTAGTGTAGCGGGGCAGCTCATTGCACATTATGTGCACCAGCGTCAGCAGAACTCCTCAACCACCAACAATAATTAGCCGCTAAACAGGTAGCTCCCTATGATTTTCACCTTGCTCGCGTTCTTTATTGCCTTGATTGCTATTTTTATTGTTTACAAGGCTGGGAAAATGCTTTGGCAAAACTCCTGGTTTGTAGGTTTTTGTCGCGGTCTGTTTGGGTTTTTCTTGATTGGGGTCGCCGCGGTGGTCGCGGTGATGGCATTTGATTTGTACAGCTACAAGCAAGTCCTACAAGAGCAGCCAGTAGCGACCATTAATTTTGACAAAATTGAAGAGCAGCATTACTTTGCGGTGCTCTCCGACAAAAATGGTCGTGAACAGCGTGTTGAGTTGCGCGGTGATCAGTGGCAGTTGGATGCGCGTATTGTTAAATGGAAAGGTTATTTGGCTGGTTTCGGTTTAAAACCGGCGTATCGCTTGGAGCGGCTCAGTGGCCGTTATTATGATATTGAGCAAGAGACTACTGAAAAGCGCACAGCACACAGTGTTCATCCGAGTTTGTATGGTGTTGATGTATGGCAAATAATTAATGATCATCCTGAATGGCTACCGGTGGTGGATGCAGTTTATGGTTCAGCCACTTATTTGCCGATGAAAGATGGTGCGTTATTTGAAATCAGCTTGTCCAATACAGGCTTGGTCGCGCGCCCTGTGAATCAGGTGGCTCGCGATGCGGTCAGTGTTTTTTAGTGGCGAGTGTGTTGACGATGAACCGGCATGGTGTCGGTTCTTTACCTAGTTGTATGGAGTTATCTTTTGGAATTTTTAGCAGAATACGGGTTATTTCTTGCCAAGGTAGTAACCTTTGTGGCGGCCATATTGGTTGTGGTGGTTTTAGCGGTTTCACTGGGTGGTCGTAATAAAAAGTCGGACAAAGGTCATATAGAAGTCACCAAGCTCAATGAGAAATTTGACCACATGCGCGATACATTACGTGATGCCATGATGGATGACGACGCTTACAAAGAATTTGAAAAAGCGGAAAAGAAACGCCTGAAAGAAGAAAAGGCAGAAAAGAAAAAAGCAGCCAAGTCCGCTGAAAAGTCTAAAGCTGAAGCAACTCCAGATGCGGCCACCTCTGCTGATAAAAAACGTATTTTTGTCCTCGATTTTTATGGGGACATAAAAGCATCAGAAGTGGATTGCTTGCGCGAAGAAATCAGCACTGTATTAACCTTGGCCAAGCCAACCGACGAGGTGGTAGTTAAAGTTGAAAGCGGCGGCG
Coding sequences within it:
- a CDS encoding glycoside hydrolase family 9 protein — its product is MAYQLGQWRGLLAVLFISLTLPVQAKDDLTLNDKDYFEKPGLNVLVFSNWYDGLFSDSKTSGVELIHHGERTVTNGDVRLNATPEQWDMTPMFKERKVNHADQSIEAFLHYPDQQFDFSIKVTKNAEGVRLTVNLPKPLPKSLEGKAGFNLEFLPAAYFHKSFLMDDTAGGFPVYPTGLKEINGKADPIALAQGQHLVFAPEDNERRVSIRSASAPLELYDGRGKAQNGWFVVRSKIPANKTGAVIEWQIDAATVKNWIRKPMIAHSQVGYHPAQKKVAVIELDARDKKVHKASLVKINADGTRKTVLTEKPKSWGKYLRYEYRQFDFSKIQTPGLYAITYGKQETHSFRIDKAVYQAAWHPTLDMYLPVQMDHVTVNESYRIWHGASHLDDALQAPVNIEHFDLYAQGPTTDTKYKPGEHIPGLNIGGWYDAGDYDIRTQTQYDVVNTLVTAWETFNLKRDTTSVDYARKFVDLHTADGKPDVLQQIEHGTLALIAQHRAIGHAIPGIVEAHIDQYHHLGDGITKTDNLIYDPKMGELETDGFKSGKFDDRWAFTSKSSSLNYGSAAALAAASRALTGFNDELAKESLATAKKVWADEAAKVQPDLFKHGNTTGGKLEHEKLKAATELLITTGEAKYVQAIENLLGEVEFAFNASWFIRAIPHMNANFKLVLNNKALAYREQLKEIESKNPFAVPITEGGWAGSGAVIRHALNNYYIHKAFPDVVSRESVLQGLNFLYGTHPAHNLSLVSNVGTRSKEVAYGMNRADFSFISGGIVPGILVLKPDYPENHEDWPFFWGQNEYVVNLAASYIFLVNAAEELLKE
- a CDS encoding LysM peptidoglycan-binding domain-containing protein, whose translation is MSKPRPLIRLSTSLLLTATLLVTGCSSLPDKNQETAEAKTKTVKKSTEKHAVKKPTETIEATNLWDDIIKGYGLPTVSDEKVNKNLRWLANNQRYLDRVTQQSRPYLHYVASQLKANDLPLELALLPIVESAYDPFASSPSRALGIWQFMPQTGRNFGLTQNHWYDGRRDIVASTDAAVRYLKRLNTMFNGDWFLAVAAYNAGEGTVRRAIERNRKQGKGTDFWSLPLSQQTQSYVPQLIALSKVVANPAKYDLELAAIPNNPYFTTVNVSTPVDLAQAARMAEIDPKELRNLNAGYNRWITNPSGPHQLLVPVADAAQFTLTLDKLPQIKPMQIAGDYKVKSGDTLGALAKRYGTSVAAIQAANNLKSTNLRVGQSLSIPGQTPVNSPYAIQAEQEIAQRNQKNTGIHYTVKSGDSFWTIAKSHNTSVKNLLQWNDLSANAKLKPGQKLLIADKAIAQKDGNKITYQIKSGDTLNKIANKFSVSKQDILSWNKVKNESYIHPGQELTIFLSAKN
- the gloB gene encoding hydroxyacylglutathione hydrolase; the protein is MGVEFTHSEAETYQVITITPIAALENNYFWVIRPDIHQPFVYLVDPGDAAPVIGYLQKHELQPKAILVTHRHHDHIDGINELLQHWPVPVFGPDSPAISQVTHKLKDGDRLKLPPLEFHVIGVPGHTVEHIAYYLPVTNQSGNTAPKLPAIFCGDALFAAGCGRMFDGPADVMWASLCRLAALPDNTQVYCAHEYTLANLAFAKAVEPDNPEIAERYEAIKILRSNNGISLPTNILLEKRTNPFLRCQESGIKNFICNRENRVVKDEVEIFALLRKAKDNWPQR
- a CDS encoding methyltransferase domain-containing protein; the protein is MDNKIKKVPHRFMMRLSVMWKKRFGVLPMRESIVDLSDWFESPLGRSLLQQERLVIDDALQCVFGYHLLQLGVSGRVELSGESRISHRFLLHPKSESTTPTIGALVDFNHLPLAAESIDAVILHHALDYSQSPHHLLREAARVVIPRGHLLVVGFNPWSLWGCCASLLRFFTAKPRWRFQYLRKGRLLDWLALVDMEAVAVYQGFYRPPVPNEGAMKYLQWLDRWGKRLRLPWGGFYLVVARKDHIPLTPIKPAWQQYRPLRGLAVTRILGPAVHNRLRTGFAVKNATPR
- the dnaQ gene encoding DNA polymerase III subunit epsilon, which gives rise to MRQIVLDTETTGLETSQGHRIIEIGCVELFNRRLTGRHYHQYINPEREIDAGAQAVHGISNAMLADKPVFARIADDFLNFVGDAELVIHNAAFDIGFINYELNMLRPGFGSIAERCHVVDTLLMARAKHPGQKNNLDALCKRYGVDNSQRELHGALLDAEILADVYLLMTGGQTALSLGGNQSKEDGGDDQNQLRRLSAQRKSLPVIMASVDELELHQQKLAAIAKASGDNCVWLRE
- a CDS encoding pilus assembly protein, coding for MSTTETLNLASLKMVQDELVATIEQSAVRLEQFAQDRNNGELLQNCIEGIKQIRGILSLIQLRGLDLLADELVTHITDITLGDDPKTDAKLELLTSSFFILPRYLEYCSQTARSMAMLLIPHINELRVARKATPLPESYFFPLASVKCHRHLTVTAQQLPEDLSVLVRRLRHMYQTALLNVLKSVQVNPSLAMMTRALQRLEAAAAGSALSNFWWLCGATLAAIGEKNMRLTKSRKMVFSAIEREIKRFQFEGKAVLEREVDQSLQKELLYLLALAHSEQPHTIAVLAAYGVGPIGYTESELAREMEFLNGPSANTISSMVTVLTDELHSTKNILERAAQGGAELLNDSPELLETLKKIADILSIVGLVSPSNSLKQEIEKIAQWQASRSAVTADQLLQVADTMLYVESTIAGLHNANLSDDKLAQINALSRDAAMTNNQIAEAEKIVIDEAEVGLATVKRALSAFAESNYDKGHIRNIPGILDSVRGGMFVLGLSRAAKVLAGCMRFVEDDLLAAEQQPAVQHLLETFADAVISLEYYLDALKLNKNADTAVLQIAEESLQALGYNI
- the nudC gene encoding NAD(+) diphosphatase; protein product: MSIEFDLTSFEFHANHIAPAATRNRRFILVATSSNLRCDLLLCCAGKLVLADAKTAALPELSILSEHYLGLLAGEDLWVRVVDGGHLPKGYEWLGLRSQLEILSPAYFQLAGRGLQIAQWFYDHQYCGRCGRPTQQDEADRATCCGNCGLRFYPRISPCMIVLVTRGDEILLAHHQRASRVVYSTLAGFVEAGESVEDCVRREVMEEVGITVGELHYFHSQPWPFPAQLMLGFFAAYESGDINVDPKEIIDAKWFRYDELPTVPAEASVAGQLIAHYVHQRQQNSSTTNNN